The Kribbella sp. NBC_00662 nucleotide sequence TGCGCGGTGTTGGAGATCGTCCTGCTGTCGTCGTTGGTCAGCTCTTCCAGCTTGGCGCGCGCTGTCTGCCGGACATCCTCATTGCTTGCCTGGAGCAACTGTCCGAGCTCCTGGAGCCCGGCCTCGCGCAGCGGTTGCAGCGGACTGTCCAGGTTCGCGGTGATCCGCGGCGGCAGGGTCCATTGCACGTTGGCCGCGATGACGGTCCGCCCCTCGACGTCGGCGAACTGCTTCGGCCGCTGGCTCGGCTGCTCGGCAACGACGGCGTCGTACACATAGCGATAAAGCTCGTCGGCGGTGATGTCGCCGTCCGAGTCGAGATCGGCCGCACCGCTGCGCAGACCCTCCACCACGTGGCGTGTGAACACCGATTGCGCCGCCTCGCCGTGGATCTCGCTGCCTTCGAACGCGTACTGACGAGAGTCCGTGGCCGTCAGCACGATCCGCCCTCGACCACCGAGCTCGGCCTTCGTGTGGATCGCCGCGTCCGACTTCGCGAACCGTTCCACGGTGTACGCGCCGGCGTAGCAGCAGTCCAGGATCAGGATCTTCTGCCGCGCCGGGCTGTCCTCGACGGCCTCGTCGATCATGTGTGCCGGCAGCGCGCTGAACCGCAGCCGCTCGCGTTTGGTGTTCTTCATCGCCAGGTACAGCCGGCCGTTGTCGTCCTTCAGACCGTGGCCGCTGAAGTACAACAACGTCAGGTCGTCACGCTCGGCCGTCGCGTAGAACTCGCCGATCGCTTCGCCCACCCGACTCGTCGGCTCGTTGATCAGCACCTGTACCTCGAACCCGGCGATCGCAGGATCCTCGAGTACGTCGGCCAGCGCCTCCGCGTCCTGCGCCGGCGTCGTGAGTCGGCGCAACCCGGCGTCCTCGTACTCGTACGTGGCCACCAGCAAGGCCCGTCGACGCCCCACGAGTCAGCTCGCTTCGTGTTTGCGGAGGAACGCCTCGATCAACCGCGCCTTCTCCTCGGTCGATGCCGCGTCCACCTCGATCGAGTCCGCCCCGATCGTCAACGTCACGCGCTGCTGCGGGCTGCGCCGTACCAGCCAGTCTTTGAGAATCGTGACCAGCACCGACACCATCCCGCCGGCGCCGCCCAACGCGATCGCCACCTGACCGGCGACAGCGGCGTCCCCCTTACTGCCTTCGGGCGCGACAGTTCGTACGTCGCGGGTGTCGAACTCGCCCAACTCGCGCCGCAACTGCCGAATCCCCCGATCCGCGAACTCCGGATCGTCGTCGACCAACCCGACCTGCACCCAAACCCCCACAGAACCCTCCCAGGATCGCGACTCATGATCCCGGGTCGGGCCGTGGTTCCGCAACGTTCGGTAGCCATTTGCCGACGCAATGCAGGGAGCCCGGAGTGCTCACGCACCCCGGGCTCCTTTGGGCTCCGCCCTTCTGGAGGGACGTCCGGGCAGAGCTTCCTCGTCGGGCTCGACCTCAGACCCGTCGGCGCTCCCACCAGTTCTGCCGCAGCCCCCCGAATCCACAACGAGCCACCGGCCGCCGAAGGCCTTCCCGAATCCTGCGCCCCATCGCGATCCCTTCCCCCCGGGCCGACCCCCCTCAGCCCCACCACAAACGCTACGCGCGCCGGTTCGCCCCGACAACGCCCGAGCCGCCGTTCAAACGTGTGACTACCGAGGGCGATCGAGGAACTCCTCGAGCAACGCAGCCCGCTCGTCGAACGTCGGCCGCTCCAACTCGATCGAATCGTCCCCCAACGTCACCACGATCTTCCCCGGACTCTTCCGCCGCTGGATCCAGTCCCGCAGTACGGCGACCAACGTCGGCACCACCCCACCCGCCCCCACCAACGCCACCGCGATCGCAATGGACCCATCATCCTGAGCCAGCCCACCCGCATCCTTCACGTCCTGCGTAGGCAGCCCCTCCCCCGCCAACTCCTTCCGCAGTTGCTGAACCGCCTTCACACACCGCTTCTCGTCCATCCCCGCGTCCGGAACGACCCGAACCTCAACCCACCGCGGCTCACCCATCCACCACTCCCATCAGTTGCCCCAGGCCCCCTGTGGATAACTCCCTCACGCGTCCGTCCTCAACTCCTATTCTGCTGAAAACCCCACCGAAAGGCCCTCCAATGCCCCTCGAGGACACCGAGCCCATCTCCCTGATCACCCCCACCACCGCCGCCGAACTCCTCCCCCACATGCTCACCCGCTTCCGCCTCGGCTACCAAGACCCCCTCATCTTCGGCACCACCAAACCAGAAGCCGTCCTCATCCCCTACACCCTCTGGCACACCCTCAGCCCTGTGGATAACTCAGGTCCCGATCAACGCTGAACTCCTATCCTGATGACGATGCTCCACGCACTGGAAGGACAACGATGGACTCCGAAGAAACGCCGTACCTCCTCCCCGACGGAGACCGCGTCTGGGTCATCAGGACGTCCACCGCAGGCGGCCTCCTCCCCCAGATGCTCGAACGCTTCCGCGCCAACAACCCCGAACCCCTCATCTTCGGCGACGCCGGCCAACCAGAGGCCGTAGTCATCCCCTTCGACGTCTGGCGCCGCCTCGACGCTTTGGCTACTGACGAGGAAGGGTTCGACGCGACCTACGCAGTAGTCCGTGAGCGGCTCGCTGAGCCCGGTCGGTCGATACCCATCGAGGATGTCGCCGAGGAACTCGGCCTGAACCTCGACGAGCCGATCCCTGACTCCGAACTGCCGAAGCCGCAATGACGCAATATCGCCTGCTTGTGCGTGAGGAGGTACTGAAACAGTTAGCCGTACTACGGCACGCGGCGCGTACACGACCCGGCGGCCTGCGCGATCGTGAGTTCCGCACCCTGGAACTCGGCCTTCGCGCGGTCGCCCACGGTCAAGAAGAGGCCTTCTCTGGCAAGCGCCTCGGCTTCACCACTCACGACCTCAGCGACTGCGCCGAGATCAAACTGTCCGCCATCCCGGAGTCCCACGGCGACCGCGAGCTCGGGCCCTCACACCGCCTCATCTACCGCGAGTTCGAGGCTGAGGATGGCGGACTACCGTACCGGCAAGTCATTGTATTCGAGCCCCGTAAAGACGACCGCCCTTTCGAAGTCGCCGCCGTCCGCCTCGGCCGCCACCGAGGAGTCCGCCTTCACGACGTCAAGCCAGTCGTACGCACAGAACCACCCGCCCCGATCCGCCTGGCGCTCCCCGCTGACATCCGCATCGCCCTTGCCGCAGCATCCAATGTCGCACCAGCCTCCGGCGCCGTCAGATGTTCAACGCCTGCCGAGCAGCCACGCCGCGGTCCAACCCAAGGCGGCCGTCAGGCCGGCCGCGAGCCCCAGTAGGTCAAGCCTCTGCGTCGACATTCAACACCCGTGGCGCCGGGATCGAGCTGCGGGAGCAGCACGGCCAGCCGCCGGGCAGACTTCAATTGGAGGTCCGACGCATCGCCACGAGCATGCGACTATCGTGAAGCCTGCGACGATCGAGTCCGGAGAACGCCGTGAGCGGACAACGGAGGGACACGACACCAGATGGACACTGCCCAATCCACCGAAGAGCGCATGACGGAAAGACGAACTTCGCTTCAACTATGCGCGGGTGCGGGTGGATTGGCACTTGGCCTCGAATGGGCTGGCTTCGACCCTGTTCTGCTGGTCGAGAAGCGCCCTGTTGCCTGTGAATCGCTGCGACTAAACCGGCCGGGCTGGGACGTACGGGAAATGGACCTCCTCGACTTTGATCCGGTCGAGCATCAGCAGTCCTATGATGTCGACTTGCTCGCGGCTGGACTTCCGCGCGTGCAGGCGAGCGCCACCGTTCATCGCCGCCGTGGGAGTCAGCTCGAACTTGAGCTTATTGAAGCCACGATCCTGTTAATGCACGGCGTACAGCCTCGCGCAGTCCTCATCGAGAACGTTCCGGACCTGGTCACAAAAGACGCTTTTGCGCCGATCCGTGCGTTCATCGACCGGGAACTCGAGCATCTCGGTTACCGGTATAAGTGGTCGGTAGTCAATGCGGCGGACTATGGAGTTCCACAGGATCGAAAGCAGGGACTCTTGGTCGCCTTCAAGGAGTCTGTAATCGACGCATTCACCGAACCTCCCCGCAAGCTGGATCCTCCAACTACGGTCGGTGCGCTTCTTGAGGAGTCCATGGCGTCGCGCGGCTGGAGCGGGGCATCGGCTTGGGCAGCGCAGGCCAATCGAATCGCCCCGACTCTCGTGGGCGGCTCCTGGGAACGCGGGGGCGCCGACCTTGGACCGACAGGGACCAAGGCCGCGTGGGCCAGGATGGGCGTCGATGGCGGAACCGTGGCTGATGATGTACCCGGGGCAGACTTCGAATGGCGGCCAGCCGAGGGCCGTCGCGGCATGGTTCCGCTGACCGTCGAGCAAGCAGCGCTGCTTCAGGGATTCCCCCCAGACTGGCAGTTCGCCGGACGCAAGACCGCAAGATATCGACAGGTCGCACACGCATCGCCTCCGCCGGTCGGAGAAGCAGTCGGCCGAGCCGTTCGGCGAGCGCTGGATGCGTGTTGACGAGCTAGGGCTGCCGAACAGGAGATAGGATTCGACGCCATGACAGCCGTCCAGTCAGAACTCTTTCCCGCTGCGGACGTGCAGCTGGTGGATCTCTTTGCCGGACCTGGCGGGCTGGATGTAGCGGCGCGATGGCTGGGCGTGAAAGCCCAAGGGATCGAGTGGGATCCAAATGCGTGCGCCACGCGCCGGGCTGCCGATCTTCTCACCACCGAGGGTGACGTCCGACTGTCCGAACCCGCAGACTTCCCCGGCGCATCCATCCTCGCGGGCGGCCCGCCGTGCCAGACTTACACCGTCGCCGGCTCGGGCGCAGGCCGCCGGGCACTGGATCAGGTGCTTGCATTCGTCAAGCTGATGGCGGCGGGCGAGGACGTCTCCGAGGAACTGACCAAACTGGATGACGAACGCACTGGACTGGTTCTGGAACCGCTCCGATGGGCTCTGCAGGCCGTGGAACGACGGAAACCGTTCGATGCAATAGTTCTGGAGCAGGTGCCTGCGGTACTGCCCGTCTGGCACGCCGTGGGCGAAGCGCTCGAAGGCCGTGGTTACAAGACCATCTGCGGGATCCTCCACACCGAAGAGTTCGGGGTACCCCAAACTCGTCGTCGAGCGATTTTGATTGCTCGACGCGACCGCAAGCCGAGTCTCCCCAGCCCGACGCACCGCCGTTATCGCAAGGGCGTTCCGCGGTCCGCCGGAGATCCTGACCTGCTGCCCTGGGAGACGATGGGTGATGCACTCAATCGCGGCCCGTTCGAGGTGATCTCCAACTATGGCACCGGCGGTGACCCGAAAGCTCGTGGTCGGCGCACATCAGGTGAGCCCGCTGCGACGGTCACCGGCAAGGTTTCGCGCAATCGCTTGCTGACTTCGGGCGCCAGCAGTGATCGGTTTACTCATGCCGAGGCCGGTCGGCTGCAGACATTCCCGGTCGACTATCCGTGGGCAGGGAAGGACATCGCCCAGCAAATCGGCAATGCGATTCCACCGCGCCTCGCGGCACATGTCCTCGCGGCAGCCTTGGATCGGGAACTTGACCACAACGCGCTCGACGCGGCGGTCAAGGGCAAATGGCTAACGGCAGATTGCGAGCAGCCACCGCTCGTACGTACGGTCTGACTCTTCCTGAACTTGCCTATGCCGCGATCCGAGGACGAGCTGTTCATCCGACGACGGCCCCGAACGGGCTCCTCAGTTCTCGTCAATCGCCGCGTGGCGCGGACGTGTACGAATCGGAGCATCCTCGAGCAACGCCTCGAATAAGTGCCGGAGAGAGTCGAGCTTCCGGCTGCTGACGCTGCCATCGTCGGGTCCAAACGGAAGGCGGTCCCATGGGACGGGCGGAGCATCCGTCGATTCGTCGATCCAGCCCTGAAGCGCGGCACCGTCAACGAGCTCGTCGGGGGCCAGCACGTCGTACACCAATGTGCTGCCGGCCGCGTTGATCGCCGACGACAAGGCATTCACGCGATCCCCAAGGCGTGACATTCCATCGGCGATGAGTCGGTTCAGGACAGCCACGATCGCAAGCGCTGTGGGCCTGTGATCGATGACGTCCAACCGTAACGTGGTGTTCAGGACGTCCTGGACACCACACGCTGTTTCGACCGGCCGATAGTCAGGACCGTTCCGGAACATCTCAGCCGCCCACCAGAGACGAGCAAACGCCTGTGTGTACCCGGGTCCGCTGAATCGAGTCGCTGTCACGATCTCAGCGCCGCGGTGCCGCCAGACCACATAGTCGGGAGCAACGACCATCGCGAGGTAGTTCCACAGACGGCCGTCGGCCGCCTCCGCTCGGGTCATCCGCAACGTCGCGTGCAGCCGCGGGGCGAGCCAGGCGTCTGCCTCGACTCGGTCGCCCTCGAAACGTCGCATTGCCTCGTCGAGCAGTTGCCGAACAGGCTCGACGCTCCACCGGGCTTGCGGCTCGGGAAGCTCGCTGGATGTCTTGATGAGGGCGCCGAGCGGCGGAGTCTCCAAGCCCGATTGGACGGCGCGGCTGAGGAACTTGACGACACTCGCGTCCGGCAAGAGTGCTAGAGCAGGGGGCAGGCTCCCGGAAGATCTTGGATTCACTGGCCGTCGCCCCCACCGTCGCGGACGACAGTACGTACAGCATTCGTCAACTTCTTCGCCAGCTGACTCCGTCTCCCGGCCGCGTACTGAATGCTGGTTTGCAGCTCCGCCCAACCGAACCCTTTCGTACGGCGTTCGTGCACCTCGTAGAGCGCATCATCGAGCTGTCGACCGGGGAACACATCAGGGAGCATCATGCGCAGCACACTCTCTCGCCATCCCGGAGGCATCTGGGGCGTACCGTCCTCGTCCAACTCGAGATCTCCGATGGCAGTGTGAAACATGGCAGTCCACACATCCTGTGCGATCTGGCCGGCCAGCGCCTCACGCAGCAACTTCGCCGCAGGGTGCGTACTCGTTCCGTTGAGCACCTCCGTCCAGCCGTCGGCAGCAGCTGTGTTGATGTAAACGGCAGGATTCTCACCACCGGTCTCAACGATCCAACCTGATTCCTTAAACGGCCGTAACCAGTCGTGCGGGCCAGTCACGAAGTCGACCTCGAAGATGTCGATCATTCGCTGTCGCATCGGGTCGGTCGACTGTAGGTCCACAGCCCAGTCTCTGCCCGACACACCGATGAGCCGCCCGCTCACTCCATCAAGGGTGCCGACAACGGCCAGAGAAAGGATGGCCCGATTGAGATGGCGAGAGCGATCGAGATCGATGCTGCCTCGCCACCGACCGTCGTCCTCCCGAAGCAGCATCGCTGCAGACCGACCGTTGGTTGCCTTCTCGGTCAGAGTGGCGAGGCACACCACGTCGGTCCACGGGCCCTCTGCGAGCTCCTTGTCTGGAAGTTCCGCGCTGAGCCGCAGGGTGGCTGTGTACCAGTCAGCGCGGCCCGATTGATGAAGCGCCACCGTGTGCTCTGCTCGGGAAATCCTGGTGTACGGCAGTTCTGCGCCATCCACCGCTACTCCTGCGACGTCGAGATTGACGTCCCCGAACAGTGTGGGATATGGGAATGCCGTTCTCATACCGCACCGCCGCGGGTCTTGTGAAGATCGACAATCAGGCGCGAGAATCCGGTCTGGACGGGGTGCGTCGCTGGGTCGGTAACGCCGATGAACGTCGCCGAGCGCACACCGGGTTCAATCAACAAATTCCCATTCTCGACCAGGCAGCCGACCGACGCTGTCAGCGCCCAAGCGACTGTCGGACGGCCCCCCGACCTGACGGCGAACTTGGCGATGGGTGTGAGTAGCCACGGATCCTCCGCATGGGGCAGTCGCAACTCGACTCGCACACGCCAGGCACCAGTGGCCTCGACCTGTGCATCGATGTCATGAATCGTGGGCACACCTTGCGCCCGACGAACTCCCACATTTCCACCGCCGCCGAGCCTCAACAGCTCACGAAGGACAGCCGGTCCGGTGCTCGTCGCGACTTCGCGTCGCGCGACAAGCGCGCGTACGGCCTTGTCGATCTCGGCTCGGAATTCACGCAGCCGGGAGAGCGCTCCGCGTTCGTAGACGGAGGTGAGTTCTTCTGTCCGATCCCATCGATCGTGTTCGGGCGGTTCCGACGCTCGCAGAAACTGCTCGGCAAGCGCTACGTCCTCATCCGCTCGTCCTGTCGCATAGCCGGCGAGAAGGACTGCTTGGAACGGCATCGCGCCAAGCGGAAGCTCACGCGGCCGCTGTTCGGTGACAGTCATCCGAGTACCCCGCATACAGATGACGCGATTGACTCGCTCGTCTCCATCAGCAGCAGGGGTGAGCAGAAGGGTAGCGGCGTGTTCTCGTCCCTTGCTCCGCGCGCCACTCGTCCCTTTCAGCGGCGGCACGAGAAGTGGCACATCGACGCGGGCAACCTGGTCACCGGACGTTAGATCTTCCACTGTTTCATCATCGAGGTAGGCCCTTACGGCGCGACTCAAAGCAGGATGATGAACGTGCGGATCAACGACTTCCTCGGGGATGTGCACGTGGCCATTCCGCAACGTCGTCACCCGAGCGTCCAATAGAGGTCTCGTGTTTCGTCCAGAGACCATCGCAGCCCAGAAGCCGTCGGCAAGCGATTCCACCAATTTCTGGTGCATTTCCTGCAATGTCTCTGCATCGCCTGAAGCATCGTGTGCTCCGAAAATGAGGAACGATGTTCCTGGTTGATCGTCCAAGCGCTCCAGGCACAGATCGCGAACCGTCTGCTCATCGGCCCACCATGAGCGGGACACGCCTTCGTGGTCTGGTTCGGTATCGGGTTCGCCGAACCACGCTGGCCCCGCATACGGCTCGCCACCTACCTCATGCCATGGCAGGTCGAGTCGACCGACGACGCGGCGCTCGCTACGACCTTCGTGCGGTATCGAGAGCGTCGAATTGATCAGCACCAGTCCAAACCGGCTTGTTGCCCACAGCGTCGCCTTGCCAAGGCCGTATGAGCCACCGGCGCGACCGCCAGATTGCTTGTGACTGTCAAGTTGTCGGCGTACCACGGCGGCAAACCGCCCATCCCCGTATTCAGGGCCGGTGAGCCCTGCGGCGTTGTAGTCGTCGACTCTCAGAACCAGCAAAGTCCGACTCTCCTCGAGATCGTCCAACGCCGCTTGAAGACTGCGCGAGACTTTCTGCTCGGCCGAGGCAGCATTGCTGTAGTGCTGCTTCAACTCACTCCAGTGCAAGGCCTTCAGGAAGCCATCGAGATATTCGCCACTCAGCTCGTGCAAGATGTAGCGCACTCCGACCGGCCTCGTGGAGTCGTAGCGCTCGTCGATCGAGTTCTGCGTGGCCTCCCGAGCGAGGACGGAGAGATCAGCATCGAACGCGAACGCGGCGGCGTTCCCGTACTCGCGTCCGCCATCCGCGTGGGCCGGCCGATGATGCCAGACCAACGGTCGGCTGACCTCGATGTCAACAGACCGGTTGTAGATAGACGCCGGATCCGTACCCAGCACCTCGGCGATCGCGCGCTTGGTCTCCTCACGCGGCTCGGCTCTGCCGGTGATCCACGCTGACACGGCCGCCCGGGTCAAGCCCAGCCGCTCTGCGAGTTGCGCCTGGGTTAGCCCGACTCTCCGCAGCTGGCGTCCCAACCACGGGCCGAACGCCTCTGTTTCATGCTCCACCATGGCTACCTCAACCTCCTGGCGCAACGAGAACCAACTCAGGTCAAATAGTGATTGACAGAAGGCGGTACGTCAAATTACGTTGGACAACCAGGTTGCCGCGAGGCGCCGGGGGACAGAATCCCGGTCGACTGTAACGAAACGTAGTCGTCGACCGGTAGTACAACCATGGGCGGCGGGAGGATCCTTGAGCCGCCACGACTGGGGGGCCCTGCTATGCACGCATTCAATCCACACCCTGCGGTGCCCGCCACCGTCACGCCGACAGCGAGATGGCTCCGGTCCGTGCCGTTCAGCCGATTCGACGACGATCGGAGCGCCGGATGAACATTCCGCATGACGACCGAGTCCTAAAAAGGGTTGCCGAACTCACCGAACTTGCGCTAGGTACGTACGCGTACGACCCGGATCGCATCGAAGAGGATTCCAACGGCGAGCGGCGGATTCACCAGGGAGGCTACGGAGACCGTCAGCTGTTCGAGCTGGTCCAGAACGCTGCCGATGAGATGATCGGCAGTGAGCACCGAGGCGGCAAGATCCACGTCATCCTCACCGACGAGAATCTGTACTGCGCCAACGAGGGCACCCCGATCAGCCCTGAAGGTGCGGACACCATCCTGCGGATGGGCGTCTCGAGGAAGCGTGGTGGCCAGATCGGTCGCTTCGGCGTCGGGGTGAAGTCGGTTCTCTCAATAACTCGAACGCCCCAGTTCTTCAGCCGATCCGGTTCGTTCGGGTTCGACGCGGACTGGTCTGCGGCCGAGATTCTTGCCGCTGTCAACGGCAGGCGGAAGGCGCGCGGCCTGTCGCCGTTGGACACCGTCGGGGAGACGCCGATCCTGCGGTTGGCGCGTGCGCTCGATGTGGACGCGGCGCGAGCTGGCGATCCGATTCTCGAGGATCTATTGGAGTGGGCGACGACAGTCGTGCGACTGCCGTTGCTGCCCGGCGTCCAGGCTCGACTCGGAAATGATATCCAGCAGCCCGGGCAGGCCCGGCCCGGCCGGGAGTTCCCCCACTTGTTCCAACTGTTCTCCAACCACGTAGGAACCCTGCTGCTCGAGGATCGCCGCTTGATGCCGATCGTTCGGCGCGAGATCTCGGTGAGCCACCACGGCGCGCAACACACCATCCACGAGACGCGGAGCGGCGCCAAGGCGCGCTCTGAGCAATATCGCGTCTTCACGCTTCCACACCAAATCAGCGACGCGACGCGCGGCGCGGCGGGAGAGCTGCACGATAGGGCCGTCATCGAGGTGTCCTGGGCAGTTCCCGAGTACACCTCGGTGGTGACCGAGTCCGGGACTGTGTCATACCAGATCCCGAACGAACGAGGCATGTTCTGGTCATTCTTCCCCACCAAGTACCCGACCACCTTGAGCGGCGCACTCAACGCGGCATGGAAGACGAACGAGGATCGACAGAATCTACTGGACAGCAGCGATCTCAACACCGAGCTGTTGGGGGTCGCTGCGAAGCTGGTCGTCGAGTCACTTCCGAACCTTTTACTTCCAGATGACCCGGCCGCCTACCTGCTATTGCTGCCCGGCCGTACCAAGGAGTCGCCGAACTGGGCGTGCGCATATCTGACCGAGCAGATCTGGAAGCTGGCGGCGATCAGTCCTTCCCTTCCCGATCAGGACGGCGAGCTCCGCGTTCCCACGGAACTCCGCATCCATCCAGAGCGGCTGACTGGACCGTCACTCGCCCTCTGGCGGGGCTACCCCGGTCGTCCCGCCGACTGGGTGCATCACTCCGTAGATACACACACGGTGCGACGCGGCAAAATGAACCACATCCTCGACGCGGCCGGACGAAGGGAGCCCGAGAGCATCCGCGACTGGCTGGAAGCGCTGGTCCAGGACGGTACCGCCGAGGCGTCGGCAGCGGCCATCCGCGTTCTCGCACGCCTTCTGGACCATGAGCTCGCACCGGTGGACACTGCTCACGAGGCCCTGGCTTCCGAGGCACGCCACGCGAGGATCGTTCTGACTGAGGAGCAGGCACTGGTCGCGCCCGTTGCCGGCCAAGTCTTCCGACGTTCCACCGAAGACGGGCTCCGCGACGACCTGACCTATGTGGACCCAAGGATCGGCGGCGATCCCGCTATGCTGTCGCACCTCGATCGTCTGGGTATCCGAGATGCCGACACCCAGGGCCGATTCCACAGCGTCTTGGACCAGGGCTTCCAGGGGTACACACCGGAGTTGTGGACGAGATTCTGGGAACTGATGCGCAGCGCGGGCGGGACAAGTCAGACGCCTGCCATCCGAGAGAAGGTGCGCAACGCTGCGGCGGTTCTACAGGTCAGGACGGTCGCAGGCGCGTTCCGGCCCATCATGAACTGCCTGCTCCCTGGGCCTGTCGTCCCGCATGACGGTTCCCGTGACGCCACTCTCACTGTGGACGTTCGATTCCACACCGACGATCTCGCCGTGCTTCGGGAGCTTGGCATGACGGACCGTCCGACGAAGGGACACCGGCCCGAGAATGACAAGTGGTTCGTTCTCTACCACCAAGACGCATACGACGCCTATTGCGAAGAACTGGAAGTCACCGCACACCGAGTGCAACTCCAGACCGTCAGGCTCGAGGGTTCACCCACGGCAGGACCTCTACACCTATTCGATCAGCTGTCGGAAGAAGGTAAAGCCGCTTTCCTTGCCGCGATTCCGGACGAGGCGCTGGTAGAGAATTGGACCCGCCAAATCGGCAAGTCGGTGAACACCCGCGTCGCCGTCGCGTCGCCCATTCGGTGGCTACTCCGTACGTTCGGCACGGTGCAAACTTCGAAGGGCATCGTCCCGATACGCGAAGCAGTCGGACCTCAGCTCGGCGCATACTCGGCGGTGCTGCCTGTGGCGGAGATCAGTCCCGAGAAGGCACGTCGTCTGGGCATGCCCGATAGCGAGAATGCCGTCGCACCTGAGCGTTGGGAAGACCTGCTGGCAATGGCGAGACAGAGCACGGACGACAGTTTCGTAGGTGGCGCCTACGCATTGCTGATCCGCGTCGCGCTCGAGCTGGTGAGTGCAGAATCGGACGTCCGCTGTCGAGTCGGCGACGATTGGGAGTACCGCCCCGACGGGGAGATTGCCGTCGCGTTCAACCGTGAGCAGTACGACGAGCTGACACGAGAGAATCATCCGGCGCTCCTCGTTGCGTCGAAGGCCGACGTCGAGCAGGCGGAGTACATGATCCGCGAATGGGGAATGCGCCGAGTCGAGGAGGTCATCGAGAAGCGACTGCGGTTCGTGCCCAGCGGCCCAGCAGTCTTGTTGACCGACGAGTACCCCCCGCTGCGACAGCGTTTCGGCAGTCGGGCTAACGGTCTCCTCCTGCAGCGATGCACCGAGCTGGAGGAAGTCGTGCGTACGCCACAGGGCACACGCACCAGCGCGCTCCGGAGCGCCCGGCAAGAAAGCACTGCCTTGATCCCCGACACGTCCTCCCACGCCACCGCACTAGCACTTGCGGACCACGAGTTCGGTCTGGGCCTGGGAGCGGACGGTTGCCACCTACTGATCGATACCCATCGACGTCAGCAGGCCGACCAGGAATTTCAGGCACGGCTACAGTCGATCCGCGACGCTCGCACCGTCGTCGAGAAGATATCGTTGCTTGTGTCGGCCGAGGACCTTCGAAAGGGCCTGCCCGCGGGCCTGCTAGAGAGCGAGATGGCAGAGGCCGGCCAAGAGCCGGACACCCGCCGGCTGGCCGAGATGGCGTACAACGCACACGACGACGGCGTACTGCGGGCGTTCACCAAGGACATCGCCGCACGGTTCTCCAATGCTCCGTCGCGTTTCGACGGAGGCTCGAATGCGCTGAGGTTCGTTACCGACCTCGGCTTTCCGGACACCTTTGCGGGTGTGCGCATCCCGGCTCTCCCAGTAAGACTCGAAGCCGAAGGTCCAACCGAGTTCCCTGCCCTTCACGCATACCAGGAACAGATCGCCGCCCGTCTGGCCGACATGCTTCACCAGCCGACACCGCAGCGAGCGATGCTCAGCCTGCCAACCGGCGCGGGAAAGACTCGGGTGGCGTCCGAGGGGGTCATTCGATG carries:
- a CDS encoding DNA cytosine methyltransferase — protein: MDTAQSTEERMTERRTSLQLCAGAGGLALGLEWAGFDPVLLVEKRPVACESLRLNRPGWDVREMDLLDFDPVEHQQSYDVDLLAAGLPRVQASATVHRRRGSQLELELIEATILLMHGVQPRAVLIENVPDLVTKDAFAPIRAFIDRELEHLGYRYKWSVVNAADYGVPQDRKQGLLVAFKESVIDAFTEPPRKLDPPTTVGALLEESMASRGWSGASAWAAQANRIAPTLVGGSWERGGADLGPTGTKAAWARMGVDGGTVADDVPGADFEWRPAEGRRGMVPLTVEQAALLQGFPPDWQFAGRKTARYRQVAHASPPPVGEAVGRAVRRALDAC
- a CDS encoding DNA cytosine methyltransferase, which gives rise to MTAVQSELFPAADVQLVDLFAGPGGLDVAARWLGVKAQGIEWDPNACATRRAADLLTTEGDVRLSEPADFPGASILAGGPPCQTYTVAGSGAGRRALDQVLAFVKLMAAGEDVSEELTKLDDERTGLVLEPLRWALQAVERRKPFDAIVLEQVPAVLPVWHAVGEALEGRGYKTICGILHTEEFGVPQTRRRAILIARRDRKPSLPSPTHRRYRKGVPRSAGDPDLLPWETMGDALNRGPFEVISNYGTGGDPKARGRRTSGEPAATVTGKVSRNRLLTSGASSDRFTHAEAGRLQTFPVDYPWAGKDIAQQIGNAIPPRLAAHVLAAALDRELDHNALDAAVKGKWLTADCEQPPLVRTV
- a CDS encoding DUF6339 family protein; its protein translation is METPPLGALIKTSSELPEPQARWSVEPVRQLLDEAMRRFEGDRVEADAWLAPRLHATLRMTRAEAADGRLWNYLAMVVAPDYVVWRHRGAEIVTATRFSGPGYTQAFARLWWAAEMFRNGPDYRPVETACGVQDVLNTTLRLDVIDHRPTALAIVAVLNRLIADGMSRLGDRVNALSSAINAAGSTLVYDVLAPDELVDGAALQGWIDESTDAPPVPWDRLPFGPDDGSVSSRKLDSLRHLFEALLEDAPIRTRPRHAAIDEN
- a CDS encoding helix-turn-helix transcriptional regulator — its product is MVEHETEAFGPWLGRQLRRVGLTQAQLAERLGLTRAAVSAWITGRAEPREETKRAIAEVLGTDPASIYNRSVDIEVSRPLVWHHRPAHADGGREYGNAAAFAFDADLSVLAREATQNSIDERYDSTRPVGVRYILHELSGEYLDGFLKALHWSELKQHYSNAASAEQKVSRSLQAALDDLEESRTLLVLRVDDYNAAGLTGPEYGDGRFAAVVRRQLDSHKQSGGRAGGSYGLGKATLWATSRFGLVLINSTLSIPHEGRSERRVVGRLDLPWHEVGGEPYAGPAWFGEPDTEPDHEGVSRSWWADEQTVRDLCLERLDDQPGTSFLIFGAHDASGDAETLQEMHQKLVESLADGFWAAMVSGRNTRPLLDARVTTLRNGHVHIPEEVVDPHVHHPALSRAVRAYLDDETVEDLTSGDQVARVDVPLLVPPLKGTSGARSKGREHAATLLLTPAADGDERVNRVICMRGTRMTVTEQRPRELPLGAMPFQAVLLAGYATGRADEDVALAEQFLRASEPPEHDRWDRTEELTSVYERGALSRLREFRAEIDKAVRALVARREVATSTGPAVLRELLRLGGGGNVGVRRAQGVPTIHDIDAQVEATGAWRVRVELRLPHAEDPWLLTPIAKFAVRSGGRPTVAWALTASVGCLVENGNLLIEPGVRSATFIGVTDPATHPVQTGFSRLIVDLHKTRGGAV